GATTTTTACTACGAGTTCACGGTAGTGGCCAAAGTGAAAACCGAGGGGAAAGATCGTAGTAAAAGTCACCGTGTGTTATCAGTGAAAACGGGTACTGAGCATGTTGGTTTGTTAACGATTGAGCAAATCAATCAGGAGATCGCAGTGATGAAAGGTGAACTTGCGGCCAATCAAGCGATCACGGGAGTCTATGTTCAGCCTTTAGTGTGGGATAGTGCGAAAAGTGAAGCAACCAACTATCGCATGAAGTATCCACTGTTGAGCATTGATGCTTACTTAAAATAATCGCTTGATGCTCAAGCCACCTGTTTTGCGAGTAGATAATGATTCCGTTTGCCATCGAGAGGTTGTTTTAAGGGTTTAGCCAGCTAAATCATAAGACACAGCGATAGCGGACGTAAAATACTTGCAGAGTGGGGCGCGTCTTGAGCATAAGTCCAGCAAAGAGAGAAAGCGCCAGCACGGTGATGTGCTGGCGCTTTTTTTGTTTTGCGCTTTCTGCGTATTGATAGAGAAGTGGTGCGAGTCTGTCATCTTCATCCTTTAAGTGGTGTGTATTGGCTTATAGGGTATATATTTATCTAAGTTATTAATCCTATGTCGAAATAGGTATGATATGCGCCCTTACATGCGAGGGAAGAGCGAATGATGAAATACCTGTACATTTCTCACACAGTGTTACAACAGCACTTGGGGTAGTAAGAGGAAGTGACGATAATCAAAAGAAATCCCATGGTCATCGGTGCTTGTGGCTTAGTCTTGCTTATCGCGGCTATGTTGGATGTGCTTTACTTCCATCCTATTTCATTTTCTGATGAAACAACGGTGCTTGACTCGCCAGAAGTGGCTTTTCAAAACACGGCGAGAGGCCAACGTCTGCTTGAGTGGCGTGGCCTAAGTGAATCTGACCCTGCGGCGGTGTTGGCACAGATTAGCGCGATCAATGCAGCACAACTTGCGACGTATACTGAACGCGAGTGGGCATACCTTCATTGGATCAAGTGGCATTGCCATTTAGCCTTAAACCAACCAAGTGAGCAAAAAGAGACGGCCGCCAAGCTGACTGCATTTATTGAGGAGCACGGGCTGACTTGGTTTGAAATCAAGTTCAATATTGAACTTGCGGAGCTCTATCTGCGTCGTGGTGATTATCAAACGGGGCTGGAGTTCATTGACATGGCGGTGAGGCAAGCAAAAACGCATAACGCCGAGCTGTTGCTACTTAACGCCTATAACATCGGTGGCATTCTCTACAACTCGACTAATCAACTGAAACTCTCTCAGCTTTATTTTACCCAAGGTTTAGTTCTGGGTGAGAAGTACCCAGACAATGAGTTTAATGCACGATTTTATAATAATTTGGGGTTGCTTTATGTGCATTTGGAGCAGTGGGAAAAAGCCCTGACACACTTACAAAGTGCCCGAGAGATCTTTGAACAACAAGGGTTGGATAAACCTTCCTTGATGCAAGTGATATTACTCAATGAAGCCTTTGTCTATATCAAGCTGGGCGATGGCGAAAAAGCCAAACAGGCCTACCTGAGTTCGGTGAAGTATCTCTCCGATGCGTCGCCACCTTTCTATCAAATTCTTGACTTAAAAGGGGCAGCACGTCTTCAGAACCTATTGGGCGAACATGAGAAAGGGTTGCAGCTTGCCACTGCCTGTCATGAGCACCCATACGCAACCAGCTTTCCGAAACAATTGGGTATCTGCTTGCTGATCGCGGCGAGAAGTGCAATGGCGTTAGAAGATCCTGAAAGGGCGTTGGCGGACATTGATCGCGCGATTGCCATTTTCCTCCTGCTTGATCACAAGCGTTGGCAAATTCAAGCGCATCTCGAAAAGGCTGAGGTGCTCGAAAAAGTGGGCCGCAGTGATGAAGCATTGCCGCTATACAAAACCTATCATGAGCGACAACGCGCTCAGTTACTCAGTGAAGTGTATGCGTTGGAGTTTGCTTTAGAAACGCAGAAAATTCAGCAAGAACGTGATTTATTGAACACGCAAAATGATTTGAAAGTGGTGCAGTTAAGTAAAGAAAAACTGCGTTTTCGCGTGCTTTTGGTGTGGGCGGTGTTGGCAGTGATGATTGCGTTGGTCATGTTGCGCCGCGCGCAGATCATGCGCCACAAAAACTTAGAACTTCAGGACATCTCGTTTAGGGACCAATTGACAAATGTCCACAATCGACGATTTTATCAACAAGAAGTGGAGCAGTTCGAAGTACTGAACAAACATGCGAGCTATCGTGTTGTGTTAGCCGATATCGATTGGTTTAAACGTATTAACGATCAGTATGGCCATGAAGTCGGCGACCAAGTCCTCGTCCAAACCGCGCGCGCTTTGCAAAGTGTGCTCAACCAAGATGAAATGTTGGTGCGCTGGGGAGGCGAAGAGTTCCTCTGCTTAATGCGAGATGATGCGAGGTTGTCTGCACGGGTAACTTCACTACTGGCTGCTGTCAATGGTAAGCCTATGACGACCGCGCATGGCATGATGGATGTTTCCGTTTCTGTGGGAGTCAGTGCCGTTTACCCAGCCGCTTCATTACGCACTAACGCAACGGCGTTTGTCGAGGCGGATCAGTGTCTTTACCAGGCGAAAGACGCAGGTCGAAATCGTGCCGTGTTTCATTGCGATTAGCACTGCTGGGAGACAGTGTGTGAGACGATGCGAGCGAAGGTGCTAATGCCAGTTTGCCATTGGGGTGTATCGCGATAACAGGCGCTGTTAAAGCGTACGCAGTGATTAAACTGGCCCGCTGTGCCAAATAGGGATCCTGGCAATACGCCAATTTTCTCGTTGACGCACTGATCGTAAATGGCATTGCCATCGACCCCTTCAGGCAAAATAAGCCAACTAATAAACCCGCCTTTCGGACGAGTGAGTTGATACCGGCCTTTTACGTTTTCGTGGGCGTCGAGTGCTTCGCACAAGTGTTGATGAAAGCACTTTTGGTTTTGTTGATAGAGTCTGCGTACGCGGTGGAGCTGTTGGCGATACTTGCCTGTCTTGAGAAAACTTGCCACAGCGGTTTGGACGAGGTTGATGCTGCCCATGTGGTCGCCCATCATCATTTTTTCGAGTGCTTGCTGGTGTTTACCCGCGATGATCCAGCCTAATCGTAGCCGTGAATCGAGGGTTTTTGACATGGAGTTGCAATAGATAACACGGTCTTCTGTATCGAGAGCATAGAGGGGAGGAAGCGTTGCATCAAAGTGTAAGGCACCAAATACGTCGTCTTCAATAATCGGAATATGACCGCTCATGGCTAAAATCTGCTGGCGGTGGGCGAGGGGTATCTGAGATCCCGTGGGATTACTAAAATTTGGCGTCAGCACCATGAGGCTCACCGGCCAAGCATCTAGCGCCTGTTGCATCGCGTCCAAATCGATGCCTGTTGCAGGATGGCTAGGGACTTCAACTACTTGAAGTTGTAACGATTCCATCAAAAGTAAAATGCCGAAATAGCACGGTGACTCAACTAACACGATGTCACCGGGTTTGGTCAACACGCGCAAGACCAAACTGACCGCTTGCTGTGCGCCATATGTCACTGTAATAGCAGATGCAGGCGCAAGCACCCCAAGTTCTTCATTCACTTTTGCCAGTCCTTTGCGTAAGTCATCATCCCCCGGAGGTAGTTGGTAATGACTTGGCGAGTAGGATTGATGGCGACTCTGGCGGCCTATCTCCGCATACAAACTTTTGATTGCTGGCGTATCGATATTCGGGTGTGCTGAGCCAGCGGGCATAGTGAACTCTGTCGGATCGTGCTTGAGAATATGATGAGAGAAGGCGTGTAAATCGACGTCTGCAGGGGAAATGGGAATTGGCGGTAATGTCGGCTGCTGAGATTTAACGCGGTATCCCGAGCGTGGTAAGGCATAAATGATATCGCTTGCTTCGAGTTCTTGATAAGCACGGATAACGGTATTTTTACTCACGGCGAGCGATTGGCTCAGTGCCCGAATGGAAGGCAATTTTTCATCCGCCACTAATCGACCCGTTTGAATGGCGGCCTCGATGTAGTCTTTCACTTGATGATATTTGGCGGCGTTGAGCATCTGCAATTCCTTCGGCGGTGGTTACCCAATAGCGTAGATCAGACTCCTTTCTATCTGTACCCAATAAAAAGAAGTAATCTGTCACTTTTTTCCATAACTGTACCTGCATAGAGTAAATGAAAAGGTCAGTGTCGCCAAGCGAGACAATAATGAGATGTCATCAAGAGGGCACTTAAGTGGCTTGGCATAGAAAGGAAGAATGATGATTAGAATCGTGCCGTTTGTTTTCGTGATCTTATGGGCATCAGGTTTTATTGGTGCCAAATTTGGTCTGCAACATTCAGAGCCATTAACGCTGTTGAGTTTGCGATTTGCTGCCAATGTTGTGCTCTTTTCTGGCTTGCTTATCGTGTTGCGCCGCCGTTTGCCATCTTTGGCGCTGATTGGGCACTCTATGGTGGTCGGTGTGTTGATTCATGCCGCGTACCTTGCGGGGTGTTTTACGGCGATTTCTTTAGGCATGCCTGCAGGTTTAGTCTCTTTGCTGGTGGGTTTACAGCCGCTGCTTACGGCGGTGATACTGGTCAGTAATGGTCGTGCACGGTTAGCGTCTTCTCAATGGTTTGGACTATTGCTTGGCCTCATCGGGATTAGTCTTGTTCTCGGCGGGAAGTTGAGCTGGGAGTCGGATGCTGGTTGGTGGCCTGCGGCGGGTTTTGTCACGCTGGCATTATTGGGAATGACACTGGGGACGCTCTATCAAAAACGTTTTTGTGCAAATGTGGATCTTATTGCGGGTGGCTTGATTCAATATTTTGCCGCGGCGCTACTACTGACACCTTTCGCGCTGATCTTTGAAACGAATCAAATTGAGTGGACGCCAACGTTTATGGCAGCGCTCGCATGGTTGGTGTTTGGTTTGTCGTTTACCGCCATATTGCTATTGCTCGTCATGGTGCGGCTTGGTGAAGCATCGAAAGTTGCCGCAACCTTCTATTTGGTTCCACCCGTCACGGCATTGCAAGCGTGGATTGCATTTGGTGAAACCATGAGTTGGCAAGGTGGCATCGGTTTTGTATTGTCTGCGATCGCCGTCTATCTCGTGTCCGCTAAACCGACGGCGATGCCTACCGCTAAGCAAACCGAAATGAAGCCTAAGTTGCTTTAACCAACGAGAGTGAGAGTGGTGTTGATCAGGCAAATCTCTCCCTCTTGAATATCAAATGATAATCGTTATCACCTAGTGTTAAATTATGTTATAACATAACAATAATTTGCACTAGGTGAGAGAGAAGGTGAAAGAGACAAGTGTTGTTATCGTCGGTGCAGGGCCAGCTGGATTGGGCTGCGCGGCTTTACTCAAACAGATGGGTATTCAAGACAAAGACATGCGGGTTTTTGAGGCGAGCACGATTGGCAGCAGCTTCGAAGCTTGGCCCAAAGAGATGCGCATGATCACCCCGTCATTTCCCAGCAATGGTTATCATCAAACTGATTTAAATGCGATCACGCCAGATACTTCCCCCGCCTTTAGTTTGCATAAAGAGCACCCAAGTGGCGTTGAATATGCCCAATACTTGCGCAATGTCGTTCGCCACTATGACATCAATGTGGATGAGCAGACGCGTATTGTCGATGTGGCACCCCATAGTGATGAAGGCTTTTGGCTAAAAACGGCCACTGGAGACGCTTTTCATTGCCAGTATTTGATCTGGGCAACCGGTGAATACGCAGCGCCTCGATTGAACACCTTTAAAGGCAGTGAACTATGTATACATAACGGCCGTGTCGACTCGTGGGACAATTTCAATGATGACCATTATGCGGTGATTGGGACTTACGAGAGCGGTGTGGATGCCGCGTACAACCTCGCGATTCGTGGCAAACGTGTCACCTTGATTGAAGCAGGCGATGATGAGCAGGCAACCTATGATCCTAGTCGTGTATTGAGCCCATATACCTCTGAACGACTTGCCTCAATGGCCAATATGGACCTTGTCGATCTTGAGCAAGGCTTCAAGGTGATTGAGGTGCGTAATTCGGGTGATCACTTTGAGTTGATCTCTGAGACGGGTGATCTACTCACGAGTAGCGGGCAACCAATCAACTGCACTGGGTTTGATACGTATTTGGGGCCGGCGTCTGAGCTGTTTGACGTTAACGCTGAAGGCTTTCCTCAGGTTAATACCTTTGATGAATCGACCCTGCACCGTAACCTTTTCTTAGCAGGCCCGAAACTGGTACATGGCAACAACTTGCTGTGCTTTATCTACAAGTTTCGCGGCAGATTTGCTACTCCATGCAGTGTGATTGGCGCAGAGCTTGAATTAGACACGTCGATCTTACGTCATTATCAACAAGCGGGCATGTTGCTTGATGATTTCACCTGTTGTGAAGCACAAGAGTGTTTCTGTTAACGATAAAAGACGAGGGAATGTATGTTGAAAAATCGTGTTGCTAAAACGGTTAGCTTGTTTACTCACTCAACCAGTTTGCTGCTGGCGGCCATTATTGTCGGTTCGATAGTTGGATTGATGTCACCCAAGATGGGAAGTGTGGCCGGCAATTATATTGACCCAACCATCTTAGCTTTGGTGGTGTTGTTGCTATTTGAAGTGCCGATAAAAGGGATCTTTAAAGGTGGCGCTAATATACGATTTATTAGTCTGGCTTGGATACTCAACTTTATGGTGATTCCCTTGATTGGTTTTGGAATCGCCTCACTGTTCTTATCAGGAAAACCACTGTTTTATACGGGCCTTGTGATCTATTTTATGGCGCCTTGTACGGATTGGTATTTAGGTTTTACCCGTTTGGCAAAAGGCAACGTGGAGCTAGGGGCGACATTATTACCCATTAATATGATCAGCCAGCTGGTGTTATTTCCTGTGTACCTACTCGCCTTTAATACGGTGATTGAATATAAAATTGATCTCTCGGTACTCATGGATTGGTTTATTCAGCCCCTTATCGCTGCGGCTGTATTACGATTCTGCCTACATCGATTCATTGATAGAATACTTCCCTTGTGTAGTGCATTAATTCCACTTGTCTTGATGCTGTTAGTTGGTCAAATTTTTGCAGCAAATATCAATGAACTGGCAGCTCATTTATCGATTGTGCCACTGTTACTCTTTGCTATTTTTGTCTTCTTTATTGTGACATTCGCTGTGGGTGAACTGGTTGCCAAAGTAGCAAAGCTTGCCTTTCCAGAGCATTGCTTGCTGACATTTACGACGGGTGCGAGAAACGCCCCTTTGATGCTCGGACTGACCACGGTCGCGATGCCTGATCAGCCATTGATCTATGCGACGATTACCATCGGCATGCTGATTGAGTTCCCGCACCTTACAGCATTAAAGGCGATTTTCTTAAGGCGCTACAAAGCGTCGGAATCGGCACCATCATTGGTTAACAGAGAGGCATAGAGGGTTGGCTCAAGCACCCTGAAGTCGCTTGAGCCCATGGATCCATAAGGCGCTTGGCGGATGAGTTTTCCGTTAAGCGCCGCGTGGGGCAAATATGATAATCGCCATACCTGAGATAGCGACAGAAACACCGACGATATCCCAAACCGTTGGCCGAATGCCATCGACGAGCCATAACCAAAGGATGGCGACAAAAATATACACACCACCGTAGGCGGCATAGACGCGTCCTGCAGCGGTAGGATGAAGCGACAGTAGCCAAGCAAAGAGTGCGAGAAAACAGGCCGCTGGGAGCAACAGCCAAACTGTTTTTCCCTCCTTTAACCAAAGATAGGGCAGATAACAGCCTAAGATTTCTGCGATAGCAGTGATAAAAAAGAGTCCAATGGTTTTAACGTCTAGCAAGGTTGTTTCCTTTTTGCTTTCACTTGATGCGCTTGTTCGCTTCTGAACAGGAGCCTAAGTATACCTACCATGATGGCGGAGATGAACGCAGTTTTCGAGCCGGTGTCGCCCAACCGACGTCAACACCTTCTAGTTGATAAGGTAACGGTAAGCGCAATATGGGGCCCCAATCGGTTTTTTCAGCGATACTGGTTGCCGCATAAGAGTCTTTGCTTGTCGCGGACGGTTTATCCATCTCGTGCGCTTCAATGACCTCGGCGTCCAGCATCAGCTGTGCTTGACGAGCCAATGACAAATGCGCTGTTGCGACACCTCCTCCAGCGTGTTGTATGCGCAGTGCTTGCATGACCGTCGCCGCGGCAAGATAGCCCGTTGCATGATCGAGCGCTTGATAGGGCAAGGCGGTGATCGCCCCTTCATGTTGCACGGCCAAACCACTGCTGCGTTGGACTAAACTGTCGAATCCACGGCGATGCGCCCATGGCCCCGTGGCGCCGTAGGCGTTGATGCTGACAGAAATGAGCGCGGGGTTCAGTTCTGATAGGCGGGCTGTGGTGAGGCCGAGACGAGGCAGGGCATCTTTTCGATAGCCGTGCACTAAGACATGCGCTGATTGAATGAGGGCAATCAATTGGGCGTAATCTTCTGGCTGATGAAAGTTGAGTTCAGCACAGTTTTTGCCAACCCCGATATCAATGGAGTTGCCGCCTTCATCCCAGTGAGGCGGGTCGATACGTAACACGTTCGCGCCCAAACTGGCAAGAAAGCGTGTTGCCACAGGCCCTGCGATCACGCGTGTGAGGTCAAGCACACGTAGGCCTTGTAGTGGTCGCTGAGGAGATCGCAATTGCCATTCAGGGCTGGCATGTGGTGCAAGCTGCCAATCTACAATAGGCGCTTTGGCAATCGCGATACCTTGCGGGTGAGATTGCCATTCGCTCCGGGTGCGTAAGCTAGCGGCACAGCCTCCCGCGTCAACAATGGCCGTTTCAAGCGCTTGGCTTTGCCATTGCGCAACCGCCTCTTGTGCTTCCTCAGGCGCAGTGACGCCTCCGAGTACCGCAATCGCCCGCTCTCTATGGTGTTGGGCATTGGTGTGGAGACGAATCCAACCATCTCGGGTTTGATAGTCGCGGGCAAAGGCGTCCCACTCGGAAGGCAGAGACCATCCTTGAGGCATAACACTGCTCATACACCACTGGTCGACCAATGAACGGTTTACATTGGCTTGTGGAGAGGTGCCAAAATACTCTTTGATGAACATTTGTGTAGATGCTACCGCGGCACGTACCGATGACGTCGCAAGCTCGTTCACACCTTGCATTGGCGAATCTAAGCCAGCAGAGAGGGTTTGATGAGGGGATGTATTTTCCGTTTCACGATGTAGCGCTGTTTGAATTTCTGAATATATCATCTCTCTGCTCCTTGAGACTGCGTTGATTTTTGACGTTAACGCCACTCCTCTGTATCTCTTTCATCGTCAATCCGAGCGCGTTTTTTATCCTATGCATAAATGAATAAATGCAAAAACGCGTTATCGAACTGACATTGCTCGGCAAATTTGCTGTTGAAGTAACGTCGAACATTGTGGGTTGTTTGGAAGCGATTAGCGCTCCGATTTCTGCGTTAAAGGTGTTTGAAAGGGAAGGCCATTCCTTCACACCTTTGCCTTGAACTCGACGCGCTAGGCCGCTTCTGAATCCTGCATCTTGAGGTGGTTTGAGTATAACTATCTTTCCCTGCGTCGTTTACTTTGTCGTTGTCATAAAGTGCGTTGCACAGACTTTGTTACCGAAAGGGTCTCGTAGGTACGCAAGATAGAGTTTTCTCTCAGGGCTAGAGCGGACTCCCGGTGGCTCTTCACATGTCGTGCCACCATTTGCCACCCCAGCGGCGTGCCAAGCATCAACGAGCGCTGGACTACTGGCTTTAAAACCCACCGTCATGCCATTGCCGACAGTAGAAGGCTCACCGTTGACTGGCGCAGTAATGCCTAACACCCCTTCTTGGCTTAAATAGAGGCAGCGTCCTCTGGCATCAATAATGCCTTCTGAATAGCCGAGCACCGCCATGATGGCGTCATAAAATTGCTTTGACTGCTGGATATTGTTCGAACCGATCATGATATGACTAAACATCTTAACCTCCTTGGTTGCATATCCATACTTTGCCTCAAGGTGGTTTTATTGTCGAGTTTGATAGTTTGCTGCAGTGATGAACTCACCGAAGGTTTCGCACCAAACGACGACCGTGCTGTATTTCGATACATCAATGTGTTGAGGGACTTGAACCACAAAGTTCTCGAAGGTCTTCACATCGCCGACGAGGACCATGCTGGATTTAAGCTGATTGAATGCGGCTTCTGTCTCAACAAACTGTGGCGACAAATAGAGCTTGTAGTCAGGCCCCGGTGCGAGCTCGCCCATTAAGGTAATAAACGTGGGTGTAATGGCCACCTCGCCTTCGCCCCAGTGAAATGCGTCACTGTCTTCTAGGTCACGCCTGAACTGAGCAGTGAATTGCGCTTGGCTGGCGATGGTTGAGACTTCGGACTGAGTGGGCGCAGGCGGGGCAATGAGGATAGGTAGCAGGTAAATACCGAGGGCGAAACCTGCGGCAGCCATGCCGAGGTGAGACAGGGTAAGGGCAGCGAATGTTTTTACTCTCATTGGTTTTTTCAACTCCTTGAATCGCGTGGCTGATGGGTAAACAAATCGTGCCTAGCCTTTTGCTTAAACATCTTGAGGTGACTTGAGTATAGTCACAGGCGTCGATTGCGCTATCTAATGATAAGGGGTTGCTGTGGCGAGAAAAAACACCCTCTTGAAGTAAGAGGGTGTCGACGGGTAAACCTTGAAGCGCGGTTAGGTGCTGAGTGTGCAGTTTTTAGTGCACACAGTTAGGGAAGTTGATGTTCGCATCTGGTAGCGCTTCTTTCAGCGCCTCAATGTCCGTCTCTGGAATTGGATTGCAGTAAAGATTGATTCTTCGGATATCCGGAGAATTAGAGACAAAATTGTCGATAATATTACTTGGAATGCTTGTCAGATTATTTCTGGCTAGCTCAACATCTTGCAGGCCTTTTAGCTTTGACAGCTCATAAATGTCGTTGATATTGTTACCACTCATCCAAACATGACTCATTGACTCTAGCTCACTCAGCATTTGGGTATTCTGCAAGTTGTTATTGTCCAGATTCAGCTTTTGCAGATTGTGAGTTTCAAACACAGGTAAATCAGTAAGATTAGTGTAGCTAATTTCAAGATAATCGGTGATGGGTAACTTTGTGACGCTCTCGATTAACGTTGGCATGTTTGAAGCATTTCGAAATGCGCCAGCAAAATTAGCTTCAACTAACTTATCCATATGTGAAAGGCTAATATCTGTATCAATATTGTTCTCCCAAAGTGCCAATATTTCTAATTGATCGCTGTGTTGCAATGGCGTGATGTCAGTAACCCCCGTTTCTATAACCATCAACAGCTTTAAATTTGGATGCTGGGAAACAAAAGAAAGATCTTCAAATTCGAAGCTGCGATGGTTCATGAAATGTTCAAGGCTGTTCAACTCTGCAAGAGGACTGAAATCCGTCAAGGTTTGCTCTTCAAACCAGAGTGATTTCAAGTTTTTCAAGGTAGCCAGAGGGGCAAGGTCTTCTAGCTTCTCACCATCGTGGTCAGGATGTAATGTATCTGGCAGAGCAAAGGTATAACCCAGCGTTTTTTCTTGGAATAACTCGCGTGCCGCATCACGACGTGCAGAGTCTTCTGCGGACGCAAGGTGTGGACCTGAGTTGAAGCCGAGGAACTCTAGATTTGGCATGCGGTGGATGCCATTCAGCGTGCGTACATCATTACATTCAATTAGCTTGATTTCGTCAGCATATTTTGCGCCTGCATTAGCAGGGTGGAACTGTACGTTGTAGTCGATACACGCTTGTAGTTGTTGATCTTCTACGGTGAGGTCTGAAATCAAGAGACGTTCTTGATCTTGATACTGACAGCCAGTAAGTAGGCCTGCGGCCACTGCGCCAACGAGCGTTAGTTTTACGTTTTTCATAATGTGTCTCAAATTCTTGTTGTCATTTTTAAACAATGGGTTGCCCTGTCCTATGCCTACTGCACAGGAAGGTGAGTCTGTTTCCCTGTCTGTTTGAGGAGATCGCCAATGACGATATCGATCATCTCGGTGAGGCTTTGGTCACCTTCGACAGTCAGAGGGAGTTCCAACACGGGTTTATCTATTCGCTGCTGAAGCCAGCTTGCTGGGCGGCTGTCTTGGTGCGATGAATAAACAATGAGGTCGACCGCATCCGCACCCAGTTGAGCAAGCGAGTGTATATGGGCATTGGTCGGGGATAATCCCGGTTTCGGCTCCAAATCACCCACTTGCGCGATACCGAGCCAATCGAATAGATAGCGATAGGTGCCGTGATAGCCGACGACATTTAGCCCTTGAAGTGGTTCCGCGACCTCTTCCCATTGCGTGATCTGCCTGTGCCAGTGGCCTCGAAAACGAATGCCGTTTGCTTGGTATTGGCGGGCGTTATCCGGGTCTATGTCGACAAGTCGGGCTGTCAGTGCGGTAGAAATACGAGGCATGTCTTTGACTGCAAATTGAACATGCGGATTACCGTGAGCGTGAATATCTCCCATACTGCGATCCACGTGGTCGTGGGTATCGAGCATGGCGACATACTCAGAGGCATAAAACATGCCTGATTGCCCATCTTGTACCTTGGCATTGTTACTGCGCGCTTGTAGCATCGGTAACCAACCAATCTCTAATTCTGCCCCTGAACACACTGCCAGATCTGCACGGCGCATTTGAGAAATCAGCGATGGGCGAGCTTGCACATAATGCGGATCTTGGCGCGACGTTGTCGCCGCATAGATGTTTGCATGCGGTGCATGGGCGCGCACAAGTGCGCCCCATTCAGGTTCACAAACAAAGACATTCAACGCATGGCTCGGTAAGGCGTAACTGGCAGCAAAGATTGCCAGTAGCGCTAACGTTTTCGGCGCAAAGCGTGATTGTTGGTTGTGTGTCGCTGGCTTAAGCCATTTAGAAAGCATGGGCACCGTGAGCTCCAAAACTCATGACATACTGCAGCGTGAAAATGTTGTCCTCGCGGTCATGGCGTTGATTTTCTGCGCGCGTGTATTGGCCACGGATAGTGCCAAAGTGCGATGAGTTCCACGCCAGCATGAGATCGAACTCTCTTTCCGTTTCACGTTTGAAGTACGGGTAATGGCCATACATTTTTACATCAAAGTCTTCGGCTTCACTGTAGCGAGCGCCAACTGACCAACTTGGGCTTAAGCGATAAACGCCAGAAAGATAGAATGCATCTAGGGTGCCGGGGTAGTCATGCTCGAACTTGTAATCTCGGCTGGTCGCATCATTCAGTCGTAACCACTCTGCACTTACGGTGAGGTTTTGATACTTGTAGTTGCCGTTAGGCGCCCACTTCCAAACAAAGTCCATGCCGTAAAGGTGTTTACCTGTCACTGAAGCACTGTGGCTATGATCATGGTCATGTCCAAAGCGATGAGG
This DNA window, taken from Thaumasiovibrio subtropicus, encodes the following:
- a CDS encoding NAD(P)/FAD-dependent oxidoreductase — protein: MKETSVVIVGAGPAGLGCAALLKQMGIQDKDMRVFEASTIGSSFEAWPKEMRMITPSFPSNGYHQTDLNAITPDTSPAFSLHKEHPSGVEYAQYLRNVVRHYDINVDEQTRIVDVAPHSDEGFWLKTATGDAFHCQYLIWATGEYAAPRLNTFKGSELCIHNGRVDSWDNFNDDHYAVIGTYESGVDAAYNLAIRGKRVTLIEAGDDEQATYDPSRVLSPYTSERLASMANMDLVDLEQGFKVIEVRNSGDHFELISETGDLLTSSGQPINCTGFDTYLGPASELFDVNAEGFPQVNTFDESTLHRNLFLAGPKLVHGNNLLCFIYKFRGRFATPCSVIGAELELDTSILRHYQQAGMLLDDFTCCEAQECFC
- a CDS encoding arsenic resistance protein, giving the protein MLKNRVAKTVSLFTHSTSLLLAAIIVGSIVGLMSPKMGSVAGNYIDPTILALVVLLLFEVPIKGIFKGGANIRFISLAWILNFMVIPLIGFGIASLFLSGKPLFYTGLVIYFMAPCTDWYLGFTRLAKGNVELGATLLPINMISQLVLFPVYLLAFNTVIEYKIDLSVLMDWFIQPLIAAAVLRFCLHRFIDRILPLCSALIPLVLMLLVGQIFAANINELAAHLSIVPLLLFAIFVFFIVTFAVGELVAKVAKLAFPEHCLLTFTTGARNAPLMLGLTTVAMPDQPLIYATITIGMLIEFPHLTALKAIFLRRYKASESAPSLVNREA
- a CDS encoding tetratricopeptide repeat-containing diguanylate cyclase; amino-acid sequence: MVIGACGLVLLIAAMLDVLYFHPISFSDETTVLDSPEVAFQNTARGQRLLEWRGLSESDPAAVLAQISAINAAQLATYTEREWAYLHWIKWHCHLALNQPSEQKETAAKLTAFIEEHGLTWFEIKFNIELAELYLRRGDYQTGLEFIDMAVRQAKTHNAELLLLNAYNIGGILYNSTNQLKLSQLYFTQGLVLGEKYPDNEFNARFYNNLGLLYVHLEQWEKALTHLQSAREIFEQQGLDKPSLMQVILLNEAFVYIKLGDGEKAKQAYLSSVKYLSDASPPFYQILDLKGAARLQNLLGEHEKGLQLATACHEHPYATSFPKQLGICLLIAARSAMALEDPERALADIDRAIAIFLLLDHKRWQIQAHLEKAEVLEKVGRSDEALPLYKTYHERQRAQLLSEVYALEFALETQKIQQERDLLNTQNDLKVVQLSKEKLRFRVLLVWAVLAVMIALVMLRRAQIMRHKNLELQDISFRDQLTNVHNRRFYQQEVEQFEVLNKHASYRVVLADIDWFKRINDQYGHEVGDQVLVQTARALQSVLNQDEMLVRWGGEEFLCLMRDDARLSARVTSLLAAVNGKPMTTAHGMMDVSVSVGVSAVYPAASLRTNATAFVEADQCLYQAKDAGRNRAVFHCD
- a CDS encoding PLP-dependent aminotransferase family protein, with protein sequence MLNAAKYHQVKDYIEAAIQTGRLVADEKLPSIRALSQSLAVSKNTVIRAYQELEASDIIYALPRSGYRVKSQQPTLPPIPISPADVDLHAFSHHILKHDPTEFTMPAGSAHPNIDTPAIKSLYAEIGRQSRHQSYSPSHYQLPPGDDDLRKGLAKVNEELGVLAPASAITVTYGAQQAVSLVLRVLTKPGDIVLVESPCYFGILLLMESLQLQVVEVPSHPATGIDLDAMQQALDAWPVSLMVLTPNFSNPTGSQIPLAHRQQILAMSGHIPIIEDDVFGALHFDATLPPLYALDTEDRVIYCNSMSKTLDSRLRLGWIIAGKHQQALEKMMMGDHMGSINLVQTAVASFLKTGKYRQQLHRVRRLYQQNQKCFHQHLCEALDAHENVKGRYQLTRPKGGFISWLILPEGVDGNAIYDQCVNEKIGVLPGSLFGTAGQFNHCVRFNSACYRDTPQWQTGISTFARIVSHTVSQQC
- a CDS encoding YnfA family protein — its product is MLDVKTIGLFFITAIAEILGCYLPYLWLKEGKTVWLLLPAACFLALFAWLLSLHPTAAGRVYAAYGGVYIFVAILWLWLVDGIRPTVWDIVGVSVAISGMAIIIFAPRGA
- a CDS encoding DMT family transporter is translated as MMIRIVPFVFVILWASGFIGAKFGLQHSEPLTLLSLRFAANVVLFSGLLIVLRRRLPSLALIGHSMVVGVLIHAAYLAGCFTAISLGMPAGLVSLLVGLQPLLTAVILVSNGRARLASSQWFGLLLGLIGISLVLGGKLSWESDAGWWPAAGFVTLALLGMTLGTLYQKRFCANVDLIAGGLIQYFAAALLLTPFALIFETNQIEWTPTFMAALAWLVFGLSFTAILLLLVMVRLGEASKVAATFYLVPPVTALQAWIAFGETMSWQGGIGFVLSAIAVYLVSAKPTAMPTAKQTEMKPKLL